Proteins from a genomic interval of Symmachiella macrocystis:
- a CDS encoding MotA/TolQ/ExbB proton channel family protein, translating into MHTRRLVTIVLLGGCLWLVVAQTGFAQAPTFAQDQPEATKLDIKEMIQAGGYVGYIILALSVAMIALIFEHLISIRHATLMPHGLAEEAHRLVGLQQYAQAEQQCKLQPSFLGYVISAGLAEVEMGYSAVEKAVEDASMEQAARLFRKIEYLSVIGTLAPMLGLLGTVWGMILAFMEFETKANPQVSELAPGIYRALVTTLLGLSVAVPALAAFAIFRNRVDELVAESTLMAEHVFTKYKRTVAQRRQQKKKAVEPASQTATSQPAVTQPSAKAPTPSPPTTGSSEEPTSS; encoded by the coding sequence ATGCATACGCGACGACTCGTGACAATCGTCTTGCTCGGCGGCTGTCTCTGGCTGGTGGTGGCTCAGACCGGTTTTGCGCAAGCTCCGACATTTGCTCAGGATCAACCTGAGGCGACGAAGCTGGACATTAAAGAAATGATCCAGGCCGGCGGGTACGTCGGCTACATCATCCTCGCACTCAGTGTGGCAATGATCGCGCTGATCTTTGAGCACCTGATCTCCATCCGCCATGCAACGCTGATGCCGCACGGACTGGCCGAAGAAGCCCATCGCCTTGTCGGCCTGCAGCAATACGCCCAAGCCGAACAGCAATGCAAACTGCAGCCCAGCTTTTTAGGCTACGTGATTTCCGCCGGTTTGGCCGAGGTCGAAATGGGCTACTCCGCCGTCGAAAAAGCGGTCGAGGATGCCAGTATGGAACAAGCTGCGCGGCTGTTTCGAAAAATCGAATACCTCTCCGTCATCGGCACACTCGCCCCCATGCTGGGACTGCTCGGCACGGTCTGGGGCATGATCTTGGCCTTCATGGAATTCGAAACCAAAGCCAATCCCCAAGTCTCGGAACTGGCTCCCGGAATATACCGCGCGCTCGTGACCACACTGCTGGGACTAAGCGTCGCCGTCCCCGCGCTGGCGGCCTTCGCAATCTTCCGCAACCGCGTCGACGAACTAGTCGCCGAATCGACGCTGATGGCCGAGCATGTCTTTACAAAATACAAACGCACCGTCGCGCAGCGTCGCCAGCAAAAAAAGAAGGCTGTCGAACCTGCCTCACAAACCGCCACTTCGCAACCTGCTGTGACGCAACCGTCAGCCAAAGCTCCCACACCGTCTCCGCCAACGACCGGTAGTAGCGAGGAGCCGACTTCGTCATGA
- a CDS encoding ExbD/TolR family protein, giving the protein MKVPLRRRERGLHFNITPLIDIVFLLIIFFLAASHLARSETAQAVELPEATRQTDEAELAQRVVVTITAEERFFVGGNEMLLPQLEFLIQQAKIDAGEEPLEVQIRADRTVPYGTVEPLMLSCVKVGITKLNWAVLPTR; this is encoded by the coding sequence ATGAAAGTCCCCTTGCGCCGCCGCGAACGCGGGCTGCATTTCAATATCACGCCGTTGATCGACATCGTGTTCCTGTTGATCATTTTCTTCCTGGCCGCCAGTCACCTCGCCCGCTCCGAAACCGCCCAAGCGGTCGAACTTCCCGAAGCGACGCGACAAACCGACGAAGCCGAACTGGCCCAACGGGTGGTGGTCACCATCACTGCCGAGGAGCGGTTTTTTGTCGGTGGCAATGAAATGTTGTTGCCGCAACTCGAATTTTTGATTCAACAAGCCAAGATCGATGCCGGCGAAGAACCGCTGGAGGTCCAAATCCGCGCCGATCGCACCGTCCCCTACGGCACCGTCGAACCACTGATGCTCTCTTGCGTTAAAGTGGGTATCACAAAACTAAACTGGGCGGTCTTGCCTACGCGGTGA
- a CDS encoding ExbD/TolR family protein, with product MKRPPYPPIDELSATGAMTPMIDVVFLLLIFFVCAASGQTIEDLLPTDMPPSGSIEAPVVPPEEIVPKVKLWIYLSRSAEQQTLIELADREYDSFDQLAPVLQEVARLDAESPVILDIDDDVPVGDMIHVYDLCRAAGYQSISFAAEAARP from the coding sequence ATGAAACGCCCCCCTTATCCCCCCATCGATGAACTCTCGGCGACCGGCGCGATGACGCCGATGATCGACGTTGTGTTTCTATTGCTGATATTCTTTGTCTGTGCCGCCAGCGGACAAACCATCGAGGATCTATTGCCCACCGATATGCCCCCCTCCGGCAGCATCGAGGCGCCGGTCGTTCCGCCTGAAGAAATCGTCCCCAAGGTCAAACTGTGGATCTATCTCAGCCGCAGCGCAGAACAGCAGACCTTAATCGAGCTGGCTGACCGCGAATACGACAGCTTCGACCAGTTAGCGCCTGTTCTCCAAGAAGTCGCCAGACTCGATGCCGAAAGCCCGGTGATCCTGGACATCGACGATGATGTCCCCGTGGGCGACATGATCCACGTCTACGACCTCTGCCGCGCCGCCGGTTATCAATCCATCAGCTTCGCCGCCGAAGCGGCACGGCCTTAG
- a CDS encoding GNAT family N-acetyltransferase, with translation MNVILQTQRLSLREMSLDDLDFVADMLSDPEVMRYYPKCYTRSEAQAWIERQLLRYEQHGHGLWLVTEKTTGEPVGQVGLVQQLIEATAETEVGYLIHRPFWRRGLGTEAAQGCRDFAFQELGKEELISLIRPVNVPSQGVATNIGMSWNRRRVQHAHSEHCVFSITRSEWQAEQLIS, from the coding sequence ATGAACGTCATTCTGCAAACCCAGCGGCTCTCTCTGCGGGAAATGTCGTTGGACGATCTAGATTTCGTCGCAGACATGCTGTCCGACCCCGAGGTGATGCGGTATTACCCCAAATGCTACACACGCAGCGAAGCTCAAGCGTGGATCGAACGGCAGCTTCTGCGATACGAACAGCACGGGCACGGCTTATGGTTAGTGACCGAAAAAACTACCGGCGAACCGGTGGGGCAAGTCGGGTTGGTTCAGCAGCTAATTGAGGCGACCGCCGAAACCGAAGTGGGATACCTAATCCACCGTCCGTTTTGGAGGCGAGGACTGGGTACGGAAGCAGCGCAAGGCTGTCGTGATTTTGCGTTTCAGGAATTGGGCAAAGAGGAACTCATCTCACTGATCCGTCCGGTCAACGTCCCCTCGCAAGGGGTGGCGACGAACATCGGCATGTCCTGGAACCGCCGACGAGTGCAACACGCCCATTCAGAACATTGCGTATTCTCAATCACCCGCAGCGAATGGCAAGCGGAGCAACTGATTTCGTAA
- a CDS encoding 3-oxoacyl-ACP synthase III, translated as MRYQNVCVEALTFTLPPHVVSSVDIEEQLAPVYDGLGMSVGRLELMTGIRERRFFPPGTSPGHVSATTANDAIEASRIDRRHFGCLIHGSVCRDQMEPATACGVHYEAGMPGDALVLDVSNACLGILNGVMILANMIELGQIRAGVVVGTETGRDLVEGTIDSLLRNPDVTRKDVKLAFASLTIGSGSAAIVLCDRKLSKTGNRLLGGEFRADSESHHLCMGDSEIETHGDGRPRMLTDAEALLHAGIDLAAVTWERTKLALNWTNASVDKAFTHQVGKAHKKLLYERLDLNPEIDFSTLEFLGNTGAAALPTATAVGIERKHVQAGDHVALLGIGSGLNAIMLGMQWLGHP; from the coding sequence ATGCGTTATCAGAACGTGTGCGTTGAGGCACTGACTTTCACACTGCCTCCGCATGTCGTGAGCTCCGTGGATATCGAGGAGCAACTTGCCCCAGTCTATGACGGGCTGGGTATGTCCGTCGGCCGCTTGGAACTGATGACCGGAATCCGCGAACGGCGATTTTTTCCGCCAGGAACCTCGCCCGGTCACGTCAGTGCCACAACCGCCAACGACGCCATTGAAGCCTCGCGGATCGACCGCCGCCATTTCGGTTGCTTGATTCATGGTTCCGTTTGCCGCGACCAAATGGAACCGGCGACCGCTTGCGGTGTGCATTACGAAGCCGGCATGCCGGGCGATGCGCTGGTACTGGATGTCAGCAACGCCTGCCTGGGCATATTAAATGGCGTGATGATTCTGGCCAACATGATCGAACTGGGGCAGATTCGCGCCGGGGTCGTGGTGGGAACCGAAACCGGTCGCGATTTGGTCGAAGGCACGATCGACTCCCTACTCCGCAATCCGGACGTGACCCGCAAGGATGTCAAACTGGCATTTGCCTCATTGACGATCGGATCGGGATCGGCGGCCATCGTGTTGTGTGATCGCAAGTTGAGCAAGACTGGGAACCGCCTGCTCGGAGGCGAATTCCGCGCTGATTCCGAAAGCCATCACCTGTGCATGGGGGACAGCGAGATCGAAACCCACGGCGACGGTCGCCCCCGCATGCTGACCGATGCCGAAGCTCTGCTGCATGCCGGCATCGACCTAGCTGCCGTGACTTGGGAGCGAACTAAACTAGCTCTGAATTGGACCAACGCGTCGGTCGACAAAGCGTTTACACACCAAGTCGGCAAAGCCCATAAAAAGCTGCTCTACGAACGTCTGGACCTGAATCCCGAAATTGATTTTTCGACGCTGGAATTCTTAGGAAACACCGGAGCCGCCGCTCTGCCGACCGCCACTGCTGTCGGTATTGAACGGAAGCATGTTCAAGCAGGAGATCATGTGGCGCTGCTGGGTATCGGCAGCGGACTGAACGCCATCATGCTCGGCATGCAATGGTTGGGCCATCCTTAG
- a CDS encoding deoxyribonuclease IV → MPLLGAHMSIAGGYYKAVRAAAEFDMDCVQIFTKNNNQWRAKPLTEEDIRLFREALEETGITHPVAHDSYLINLASPDDALWKKSLDAFVIELQRAEALGLIGVVMHPGSFVKSSEEEGLEKIVQALDEAHQQTEGFQTQILLETTAGQGTNLGHRFEQLAYIFDHVEQSERLGVCVDTCHIFAAGYAITEPKDYKKTMKEFDRLIGTDRIRAFHLNDSKKEFGSRVDRHEKIGDGFLGLEPFRNLLNDRRFAKVPMYMETPKGDEDGTPLDEINLATLRSLVKKRKRTKRS, encoded by the coding sequence ATGCCCCTTCTTGGCGCCCATATGTCCATTGCCGGCGGTTACTACAAAGCGGTTCGCGCCGCAGCGGAATTCGACATGGACTGTGTGCAAATCTTTACGAAGAACAACAATCAGTGGCGTGCCAAGCCGCTCACCGAAGAGGATATCCGGCTGTTTCGCGAGGCTCTTGAAGAGACCGGTATCACGCACCCGGTCGCGCACGACAGTTATCTGATCAACCTGGCCAGTCCTGACGACGCGCTGTGGAAGAAGTCACTCGATGCCTTTGTCATCGAATTACAGCGTGCTGAGGCGTTGGGTTTGATCGGTGTGGTCATGCACCCGGGGAGCTTTGTGAAATCGAGCGAGGAGGAAGGGCTTGAAAAAATTGTGCAGGCGCTTGACGAAGCCCACCAACAAACCGAGGGCTTTCAAACACAGATTCTGTTGGAGACGACGGCCGGACAAGGGACGAATCTGGGTCACCGCTTTGAGCAGTTGGCCTATATTTTTGACCATGTCGAGCAAAGCGAGCGGCTGGGGGTGTGCGTCGACACCTGCCATATCTTTGCCGCCGGTTATGCGATCACTGAGCCGAAAGACTACAAAAAAACGATGAAGGAATTTGACCGCTTGATCGGCACGGACCGCATTCGGGCGTTTCATCTGAATGACAGTAAAAAGGAGTTCGGCAGCCGCGTTGATCGGCACGAAAAAATCGGCGATGGCTTTTTGGGTTTAGAACCATTTCGCAATCTGCTGAACGACCGTCGATTCGCCAAGGTACCGATGTATATGGAGACCCCCAAAGGCGACGAGGACGGAACCCCGTTGGATGAAATCAACCTCGCGACGCTGCGAAGTCTCGTCAAAAAACGCAAACGGACCAAACGCAGCTGA
- a CDS encoding HDOD domain-containing protein, with protein sequence MIAPTPNRAIDGFLDRMDQLHSAPQVAQKILLLTRDSDFDVRTVAQCIESDPALSAKILRVANSSRYGLRHKVTSVRQAVAFIGQRSLRLIALTFGLVESMTRGARGKQYSEFWRRSLTIATVAAELAKLKKDLNADEAYSAGLLADMGELIFAQLEPERFFGIVDQHPHGLDLLEAEREEFGFAHPELGARLLQRWELPEELIEAVALHHVEGEETELLTVAVHAGDLMAHALWTPDNKYVAASQELLAAEFGIDLDGYIALAVTCQREIDENAKMFGISLEGTIDCELLLEEARRTHNEASLEAALDLDSITSAIEDTSV encoded by the coding sequence ATGATCGCCCCCACACCGAATCGTGCCATCGATGGCTTTTTGGACCGCATGGATCAGTTGCACTCTGCCCCTCAAGTGGCGCAGAAGATCCTGCTGCTCACCCGCGACTCCGACTTTGACGTCCGCACCGTCGCCCAGTGCATCGAAAGCGACCCGGCTTTGTCGGCGAAGATTCTGCGCGTGGCTAATTCCTCACGGTATGGATTGCGGCACAAAGTCACCAGCGTCCGCCAAGCGGTTGCATTCATCGGGCAGCGGTCGTTGCGGTTGATTGCCTTAACCTTTGGGCTGGTGGAGAGCATGACCCGCGGCGCGCGGGGCAAGCAATATTCGGAATTCTGGCGCCGCTCGCTCACGATCGCGACGGTGGCGGCCGAATTGGCAAAACTGAAAAAAGACCTCAACGCCGACGAAGCCTATTCCGCCGGGCTGCTGGCCGACATGGGCGAATTGATCTTCGCACAACTGGAACCGGAACGGTTTTTTGGAATTGTCGACCAACACCCACATGGTCTTGATCTACTAGAAGCCGAACGCGAGGAGTTTGGGTTTGCGCATCCTGAGTTGGGCGCACGCTTGCTGCAACGTTGGGAGTTGCCGGAAGAATTGATCGAAGCAGTCGCCTTGCATCACGTCGAGGGTGAAGAGACGGAGCTGTTGACCGTTGCCGTGCACGCCGGCGACTTGATGGCGCATGCCTTATGGACGCCGGATAACAAATACGTCGCCGCTTCGCAGGAGTTGCTGGCAGCTGAGTTCGGAATCGATCTCGATGGGTACATCGCGCTGGCTGTGACCTGCCAACGCGAGATTGATGAGAACGCCAAGATGTTCGGCATTTCCTTGGAAGGAACCATCGACTGCGAATTGTTGTTGGAAGAAGCCCGCCGCACCCACAACGAAGCCTCACTCGAAGCCGCTCTGGACCTCGATAGCATTACGTCTGCGATCGAAGACACATCGGTGTAG
- a CDS encoding aldehyde dehydrogenase family protein, whose amino-acid sequence MQMFYSGQWQDKSDTIDVVNPFNGEVIDTVPRGTAADVDAALATLAEGARIMKKMSAWDRCQILRKAAAIMERREEELGRLISTEEGKILAEGNLEASRAREVIEVSAEEARRITGEMVPLDAAPGAAGKLGFTLRVPCGIVAAITPFNFPSNLVCHKIGPAIAGGNAVLIKPASDTPLSALKLTEIMLEAGLPPEAIACITGPGSELGQAICEDSRVRKISFTGSFPVGENICRMAGMKKVTMELGSNSPVIIMDDADIETAVKAITSNGYANAGQTCISAQRILTSSKIHGDFLDALQPSVEALSAGDQLQAETNVGPLVREADAERVEKWIRQAVESGARLVTGGERNGSVCEPAILADVAPDMRISCEELFGPAVALTVFDDINEAISLANQTEFGLSAGIFTQDIDRAMRFAQEVDSGNLHINWGSQWRADLMPYGGLKHSGTGKEGPKYAVREMTEEKMVVMHLK is encoded by the coding sequence ATGCAGATGTTTTATAGCGGGCAATGGCAAGACAAATCCGACACGATCGATGTCGTCAACCCATTCAACGGTGAGGTGATCGATACGGTTCCCCGCGGCACAGCTGCCGATGTCGATGCGGCATTGGCCACGTTGGCCGAAGGGGCGCGGATTATGAAGAAAATGTCCGCTTGGGACCGCTGCCAGATCCTCCGCAAGGCCGCGGCGATCATGGAACGTCGCGAAGAAGAATTGGGCCGACTGATTAGTACCGAAGAGGGGAAAATTCTAGCCGAAGGAAACCTCGAAGCCTCGCGGGCGCGGGAAGTCATCGAAGTTTCCGCCGAGGAAGCCCGCCGCATTACCGGCGAAATGGTGCCGCTCGATGCCGCGCCGGGTGCCGCCGGAAAACTCGGTTTCACATTGCGGGTTCCTTGCGGAATCGTCGCCGCTATTACGCCGTTCAATTTTCCTTCCAATCTCGTCTGCCACAAAATTGGACCTGCCATCGCCGGCGGCAATGCTGTGTTGATCAAACCTGCTTCCGACACACCGTTGTCGGCACTGAAACTGACCGAGATCATGCTCGAAGCGGGTCTGCCTCCCGAAGCGATCGCCTGCATCACCGGGCCCGGTAGCGAATTGGGCCAGGCGATCTGCGAAGATTCGCGCGTGCGCAAGATCAGCTTCACCGGCAGCTTTCCGGTCGGAGAAAACATTTGCCGCATGGCAGGCATGAAAAAAGTCACCATGGAACTGGGCAGTAACTCGCCGGTGATCATCATGGACGATGCCGACATCGAAACCGCCGTCAAAGCCATCACTTCCAACGGCTACGCCAACGCCGGCCAGACCTGTATTTCCGCGCAGCGAATTCTGACGTCCAGCAAAATCCATGGCGACTTTCTCGATGCACTGCAGCCGAGCGTCGAAGCGCTCTCGGCCGGCGATCAACTCCAAGCAGAGACTAATGTCGGCCCCTTGGTGCGTGAGGCGGATGCGGAGCGGGTCGAGAAATGGATCCGGCAAGCTGTCGAGAGCGGTGCGCGACTTGTGACCGGCGGCGAGAGAAACGGATCCGTCTGTGAACCGGCAATTCTGGCGGACGTCGCTCCGGATATGCGAATCAGTTGCGAAGAGTTGTTTGGCCCAGCAGTCGCCTTGACCGTTTTCGACGATATCAACGAAGCGATTTCGCTGGCCAATCAAACTGAATTCGGTCTCTCAGCGGGGATCTTCACACAAGACATCGACCGCGCCATGCGCTTTGCCCAAGAAGTCGACAGCGGCAATCTGCATATCAACTGGGGTTCACAATGGCGCGCCGATTTAATGCCCTACGGCGGCCTCAAGCACAGCGGCACCGGTAAAGAAGGCCCCAAGTACGCTGTCCGCGAAATGACCGAGGAGAAGATGGTCGTGATGCATCTGAAATAG
- a CDS encoding outer membrane protein assembly factor BamB family protein, whose amino-acid sequence MRIFSLISTATICWALSVALPSAQAENWPQWRGPKLDNISHETDLPISWSSTENVAWKIPMPGPGGASPIVWDDRIFVTAAAGDDLLLMCINTDGKELWRKTVGQGNKTARTDEGNSASPSPCTDGKHVWSYMGNGAIGCYDFDGNEIWNFNMQDRYGRFDIQFGMTSTPVLDGDRLYFQLIHGDGDAATQEALVVCLDKLTGKEIWKQPRPSEAVAENEHAYASPTIYRDDEREFLLTHGADLIVAHDLDTGKEIWRSGGLNPPDRYDRTLRLVASPTTAEGIIVAPSAKRSPLLALRPDGTGDITDSKTYRLWQHKKTPDVPTPVIYDGIVYLCMENGNLTTLDAKTGETFYKEKRTHRQRHRASPIYADGHIYLTARDGRITVVKAGPEFEVVSVNEMKDSLAASPAISNGTIYLRTFDNLWAIRKE is encoded by the coding sequence ATGCGTATTTTTTCTCTGATTTCTACCGCGACCATTTGCTGGGCCCTTTCCGTAGCACTCCCAAGTGCCCAAGCTGAGAATTGGCCCCAATGGCGCGGTCCCAAACTGGACAATATCTCCCACGAAACCGATTTGCCCATCTCGTGGAGCAGTACAGAAAACGTCGCCTGGAAAATTCCAATGCCTGGACCGGGCGGGGCGTCGCCGATTGTGTGGGATGACCGAATTTTTGTCACGGCAGCCGCCGGCGATGATTTGTTACTGATGTGCATCAACACCGATGGCAAAGAGTTGTGGCGCAAAACAGTCGGCCAAGGGAACAAGACGGCCCGTACCGACGAAGGGAACTCCGCATCACCCTCGCCGTGCACCGATGGCAAACACGTCTGGTCCTATATGGGCAACGGCGCGATTGGCTGCTACGACTTCGACGGCAATGAGATTTGGAATTTCAACATGCAGGACCGCTACGGTCGCTTTGATATTCAATTCGGCATGACATCGACGCCGGTGTTGGATGGCGATCGGTTGTATTTTCAATTGATTCATGGTGACGGCGACGCGGCGACTCAGGAAGCGCTCGTGGTCTGTTTGGATAAGCTCACCGGCAAAGAAATCTGGAAGCAGCCCCGCCCCAGTGAAGCGGTTGCGGAAAACGAACATGCCTATGCCTCGCCAACGATTTATCGCGACGACGAGCGGGAATTCTTGCTGACGCATGGAGCGGACTTGATCGTGGCTCACGATTTGGACACGGGCAAGGAGATTTGGCGCAGCGGCGGCTTGAATCCGCCGGACCGTTACGACCGCACGTTGCGGCTGGTGGCTTCACCAACGACAGCAGAGGGAATCATCGTTGCCCCGTCCGCCAAGCGCAGCCCGCTACTGGCCCTGCGTCCGGATGGCACGGGAGACATCACCGATTCCAAGACCTATCGATTGTGGCAGCACAAGAAGACGCCCGATGTGCCGACGCCGGTGATTTATGACGGGATTGTTTATTTGTGCATGGAAAACGGAAACCTGACGACGCTGGATGCCAAGACGGGCGAGACGTTTTACAAGGAGAAGCGGACACACCGGCAACGCCACCGCGCCTCGCCGATCTACGCCGACGGTCACATCTATCTGACCGCCCGCGACGGCCGCATTACGGTCGTCAAAGCGGGCCCGGAATTTGAAGTGGTGTCCGTAAACGAAATGAAAGATTCGCTAGCCGCCTCCCCGGCGATTTCCAACGGCACGATTTATTTGCGCACGTTTGATAATCTGTGGGCGATTCGGAAGGAATAG
- a CDS encoding DUF4328 domain-containing protein → MADPTDFRDTSTLSLVLKSFLGLYCAFSLVGLWSDWLEVRMLQRMVDGAFVAEGEADANDNRQLVIFGAAIVVYLMTAVLFLRWTYLASRNARSLVAEKLEYSPGWAVGWFFVPIVNFWKPYQVMIEIFKASNPNMDDDWQESSSPPATSRWWTMWVIAIIIGRVSSRMSMRAKTLDDFLASSQVSLVVDVVCVALGIAAISLVSSLQTWQTEKYDRISTATV, encoded by the coding sequence ATGGCTGATCCTACGGATTTTCGCGACACGTCGACATTGTCCCTGGTGCTCAAATCCTTTCTCGGTTTGTACTGCGCCTTCTCGCTGGTTGGCCTCTGGTCTGATTGGCTAGAAGTCCGGATGTTGCAAAGAATGGTTGACGGTGCATTCGTTGCTGAAGGCGAAGCCGATGCAAACGATAATCGCCAATTGGTAATTTTTGGCGCAGCGATTGTCGTGTACTTGATGACGGCAGTCTTATTTCTGCGCTGGACTTATCTTGCCAGTCGAAACGCGCGGTCGTTGGTAGCCGAAAAACTCGAATACTCTCCCGGTTGGGCGGTCGGTTGGTTTTTTGTGCCGATAGTCAATTTTTGGAAGCCGTATCAAGTGATGATCGAAATCTTCAAGGCATCGAATCCCAACATGGATGACGACTGGCAGGAGTCTTCCTCACCACCGGCCACATCGCGATGGTGGACGATGTGGGTGATCGCAATCATTATCGGGCGAGTATCATCGCGTATGTCGATGCGGGCAAAAACGCTTGATGATTTCCTGGCATCAAGCCAAGTCTCGCTTGTCGTCGATGTCGTATGCGTGGCCTTGGGGATCGCCGCAATTTCCCTCGTATCGTCGTTACAGACATGGCAAACTGAGAAATATGATCGTATTTCGACAGCCACAGTCTAG
- a CDS encoding Rieske (2Fe-2S) protein — MAEFYTVARVGEILEGEGRSFPIEGRMVAVFLLDGEYSAIDDICSHMGASLAAGNVENGAVYCPWHAWRFCVKEGTWLDNPKSAIGQKCFEVRVVGEEIQVAVPVE; from the coding sequence ATGGCGGAGTTTTACACGGTCGCACGCGTGGGAGAGATCCTCGAGGGAGAAGGCCGGTCATTTCCCATCGAAGGCCGCATGGTGGCCGTCTTTTTGCTGGACGGCGAATACTCAGCCATCGACGACATTTGTTCCCACATGGGAGCCTCCCTAGCAGCCGGCAACGTCGAAAACGGCGCCGTCTATTGCCCCTGGCACGCCTGGCGATTCTGCGTCAAAGAAGGGACCTGGCTGGACAACCCCAAATCAGCCATCGGACAAAAATGCTTCGAGGTACGGGTCGTCGGCGAGGAGATTCAGGTGGCGGTGCCGGTGGAGTAG